In Topomyia yanbarensis strain Yona2022 chromosome 2, ASM3024719v1, whole genome shotgun sequence, one DNA window encodes the following:
- the LOC131683008 gene encoding uncharacterized protein K02A2.6-like isoform X2: MRVIFFFDSGAQVNTITKASFDKIIKNKSYCNKLIDLSYASDKSLRAYAAQTDINVIATFSAELYVSKDRPVYIEKFFVVDEKRALLGFSTATRYSILAVGLKIPVANSHNSSHWSCELAAIHAVYGSPGQEFPKFNIPPVVLYYDKDMPPARNIFTHIPAAYKELTKRKLHALLSSGVIEEVTTDMDRSFCSSLLVVRKGHDDIRLVVDLRGPNKCIHRTPFKMPTFEEILMYLHGAKWFSTIDLKSAFFHVVLDESCRHLTNFFSGEAIYRCCRLPFGLCNAPDIFQEIMQSTILSGCEGVVNYLDDILIVGKTREEHDRNLKNVLSRLQDHNVEINMDKCAFNKQDVPFLGLRLSEKGWSIEDDKIQAIKHFRKPETQNEVKSFLGLINFIEKFLPQRADKTRHLREVARADHFFWTREQDEEFKFLTQSAWKTIQILGYYNREDVTELFVDASPYGLGAVLVQFDSNVKPRVIACASKALSPTEMKYPHTQKEALVIVWGVEKFATYLMSIQFTIRSDAQSNEFIFSGMHRIGKRAVSRAEAWALRLQPYNFKVERIPGNENLADALSRLVQNPQPTESFDETADRHLLYLLDAGTMDFSWHEIEKYAEEDEEQLEIRTSLKTGHWKKQHRCYESQAKYLHTLGDLIFKMDRVVLPYKLREKALQIAHQGHMGAASMKRILRNYFWWPKLSKDTEHHIKLCETCLRLSRKNAPLPLTSRELPEGPWEILQVDFFADHEFGHGEFLVVVDTYSRYLHVVELKSMDADATNQALLRIFEVCGYPLAIQSDNGPPFQSDKFVKSWEERGVKIYKSIPLSAQSNGAVERQNKGIKDALAAAKLDKNNWKTALDKYLHMHNKVRPLSRLGVTPFELLVGWKFRGTFPCLWSANSTEQLDRTNIREKDALSKLDSIRRQ, from the exons ATGAGGGTCATATTTTTCTTTGACTCTGGTGCACAAGTTAATACGATAACCAAAGCGTCTTTCGATAAAATCATCAAAAACAAATCATACTGTAACAAGCTAATTGATTTGAGTTACGCGTCCGACAAATCACTAAGGGCTTATGCAGCTCAAACCGACATCAACGTTATAGCAACATTTTCGGCAGAGTTGTACGTATCCAAAGATAGGCCAGTTTACATTGAAAAATTCTTTGTCGTAGATGAAAAGAGAGCATTGCTTGGGTTTAGCACTGCCACAAGATATAGTATTCTAGCTGTGGGATTAAAAATACCTGTGGctaattctcataacagttcCCATTGGTCATGCGAACTTGCAGCAATACATGCGGTATACGGCTCGCCAGGGCAAGAGTTCCCCAAATTCAATATACCACCAGTCGTTTTATATTATGACAAAGATATGCCACCGGCTAGAAATATATTCACTCACATCCCAGCTGCATACAAGGAATTGACAAAGCGCAAGCTGCACGCTTTGCTTTCTTCTGGCGTAATAGAGGAGGTTACCACAGATATGGACCGCTCATTCTGTTCATCACTTTTGGTTGTACGAAAAGGACACGATGATATTCGACTTGTTGTCGATTTGCGAGGTCCTAATAAATGCATACACAGAACTCCGTTTAAAATGCCGACATTTGAGGAAATATTAATGTATCTCCACGGAGCCAAATGGTTTTCAACCATCGACCTCAAGAGCGCATTTTTCCACGTTGTTCTCGACGAGAGTTGTCGACACctcacgaattttttttctggggaAGCCATATATAGATGCTGTCGATTGCCTTTCGGTCTTTGCAATGCTCCTGATATTTTTCAGGAGATCATGCAATCAACAATCCTATCGGGATGCGAAGGAGTTGTTAATTATCTTGACGATATTCTGATTGTTGGAAAAACAAGAGAAGAGCAcgatagaaatttaaaaaatgttttatccCGGCTACAAGACCATAACGTCGAAATAAATATGGATAAATGCGCATTTAATAAGCAAGATGTACCATTCCTGGGACTCAGATTATCGGAAAAGGGTTGGAGTATAGAGGATGACAagattcaagcaataaaacatTTCAGAAAACCAGAAACCCAAAACGAggtaaaaagttttttgggATTGATCAATTTCATCGAAAAATTCCTACCACAGCGTGCCGATAAAACACGACATCTCAGAGAGGTTGCAAGAGCTGATCATTTCTTTTGGACACGGGAACAGGATGAAGAATTCAAATTTCTTACACAAAGCGCCTGGAAAACGATCCAAATATTGGGTTACTATAATAGAGAAGATGTAACAGAGCTCTTCGTAGATGCATCACCATATGGACTAGGGGCAGTGCTTGTTCAGTTTGACTCAAACGTGAAACCTAGAGTGATAGCATGCGCTTCAAAAGCCCTTTCACCTACCGAGATGAAATATCCACACACACAAAAAGAGGCATTAGTAATAGTGTGGGGAGTAGAAAAATTTGCTACTTATCTCATGAGTATCCAATTCACCATAAGATCTGACGCACAatcaaatgaatttatattCAGCGGTATGCACAGAATTGGAAAGAGGGCAGTTTCGCGTGCTGAGGCGTGGGCGCTCAGATTGCAACCCTATAATTTCAAAGTGGAGCGAATACCCGGAAATGAAAATTTAGCCGACGCATTATCTAGATTGGTACAGAACCCACAGCCAACAGAGTCATTCGATGAAACGGCAGATCGACACCTTCTATACTTGTTAGATGCAGGAACTATGGATTTCTCCTGGCATGAAATAGAAAAATACGCCGAGGAAGATGAGGAGCAACTAGAAATAAGAACATCCTTGAAAACAGGGCATTGGAAAAAACAACACCGGTGTTACGAATCACAAGCAAAGTATTTACATACCCTAGGAGATTTGATTTTTAAAATGGATCGGGTGGTTTTACCATACAAACTTCGAGAAAAAGCGCTCCAGATTGCACATCAAGGCCATATGGGAGCTGCATCTATGAAAAGGATTCTGAGAAACTATTTCTGGTGGCCAAAGCTCAGTAAGGATACTGAACACCATATCAAATTATGCGAAACATGTTTAAGATTATCTCGCAAAAATGCACCGTTACCTTTAACAAGCAGAGAGCTCCCAGAAGGACCGTGGGAAATATTACAAGTAGATTTCTTTGCCGATCATGAGTTTGGCCATGGAGAGTTTCTTGTAGTTGTTGATACCTACTCCCGCTATTTGCACGTTGTCGAATTGAAAAGCATGGACGCTGATGCTACTAACCAAGCCCTTTTGCGAATTTTTGAGGTTTGTGGCTACCCATTAGCCATACAAAGTGATAACGGCCCTCCCTTTCAAAGTGACAAATTCGTGAAATCATGGGAAGAACGAGGAGTGAAGATTTACAAATCTATTCCATTAAGCGCGCAATCAAACGGGGCAGTAGAAAGACAAAATAAGGGTATAAAAGATGCCTTAGCAGCAGCAAAACTGGATAAAAACAACTGGAAAACAGCACTTGATAAGTATTTGCACATGCATAACAAAGTAAGACCTCTCTCAAGGTTAGGTGTGACACCATTCGAATTACTCGTGGGTTGGAAGTTCAGAGGCACGTTCCCCTGTCTCTGGAGTGCAAATTCAACGGAACAGCTGGATAGAACCAACATAAGGGAAAAGGATGCGTTATCTAAGCTTGACA GTATACGCAGACAATAG
- the LOC131683008 gene encoding uncharacterized protein K02A2.6-like isoform X1 — protein sequence MRVIFFFDSGAQVNTITKASFDKIIKNKSYCNKLIDLSYASDKSLRAYAAQTDINVIATFSAELYVSKDRPVYIEKFFVVDEKRALLGFSTATRYSILAVGLKIPVANSHNSSHWSCELAAIHAVYGSPGQEFPKFNIPPVVLYYDKDMPPARNIFTHIPAAYKELTKRKLHALLSSGVIEEVTTDMDRSFCSSLLVVRKGHDDIRLVVDLRGPNKCIHRTPFKMPTFEEILMYLHGAKWFSTIDLKSAFFHVVLDESCRHLTNFFSGEAIYRCCRLPFGLCNAPDIFQEIMQSTILSGCEGVVNYLDDILIVGKTREEHDRNLKNVLSRLQDHNVEINMDKCAFNKQDVPFLGLRLSEKGWSIEDDKIQAIKHFRKPETQNEVKSFLGLINFIEKFLPQRADKTRHLREVARADHFFWTREQDEEFKFLTQSAWKTIQILGYYNREDVTELFVDASPYGLGAVLVQFDSNVKPRVIACASKALSPTEMKYPHTQKEALVIVWGVEKFATYLMSIQFTIRSDAQSNEFIFSGMHRIGKRAVSRAEAWALRLQPYNFKVERIPGNENLADALSRLVQNPQPTESFDETADRHLLYLLDAGTMDFSWHEIEKYAEEDEEQLEIRTSLKTGHWKKQHRCYESQAKYLHTLGDLIFKMDRVVLPYKLREKALQIAHQGHMGAASMKRILRNYFWWPKLSKDTEHHIKLCETCLRLSRKNAPLPLTSRELPEGPWEILQVDFFADHEFGHGEFLVVVDTYSRYLHVVELKSMDADATNQALLRIFEVCGYPLAIQSDNGPPFQSDKFVKSWEERGVKIYKSIPLSAQSNGAVERQNKGIKDALAAAKLDKNNWKTALDKYLHMHNKVRPLSRLGVTPFELLVGWKFRGTFPCLWSANSTEQLDRTNIREKDALSKLDSKVYADNRRGAKPSDITVGDTVLMAQPKKHKSDPTFSADRFTVIAREGAKVIIQSNRGVQYSRNVQDIKRVPERLETTDNQLLNYRGADDINCPVLQDEDEDSIQENATTRPKRLIKKPDRFKDMVLFTIFD from the exons ATGAGGGTCATATTTTTCTTTGACTCTGGTGCACAAGTTAATACGATAACCAAAGCGTCTTTCGATAAAATCATCAAAAACAAATCATACTGTAACAAGCTAATTGATTTGAGTTACGCGTCCGACAAATCACTAAGGGCTTATGCAGCTCAAACCGACATCAACGTTATAGCAACATTTTCGGCAGAGTTGTACGTATCCAAAGATAGGCCAGTTTACATTGAAAAATTCTTTGTCGTAGATGAAAAGAGAGCATTGCTTGGGTTTAGCACTGCCACAAGATATAGTATTCTAGCTGTGGGATTAAAAATACCTGTGGctaattctcataacagttcCCATTGGTCATGCGAACTTGCAGCAATACATGCGGTATACGGCTCGCCAGGGCAAGAGTTCCCCAAATTCAATATACCACCAGTCGTTTTATATTATGACAAAGATATGCCACCGGCTAGAAATATATTCACTCACATCCCAGCTGCATACAAGGAATTGACAAAGCGCAAGCTGCACGCTTTGCTTTCTTCTGGCGTAATAGAGGAGGTTACCACAGATATGGACCGCTCATTCTGTTCATCACTTTTGGTTGTACGAAAAGGACACGATGATATTCGACTTGTTGTCGATTTGCGAGGTCCTAATAAATGCATACACAGAACTCCGTTTAAAATGCCGACATTTGAGGAAATATTAATGTATCTCCACGGAGCCAAATGGTTTTCAACCATCGACCTCAAGAGCGCATTTTTCCACGTTGTTCTCGACGAGAGTTGTCGACACctcacgaattttttttctggggaAGCCATATATAGATGCTGTCGATTGCCTTTCGGTCTTTGCAATGCTCCTGATATTTTTCAGGAGATCATGCAATCAACAATCCTATCGGGATGCGAAGGAGTTGTTAATTATCTTGACGATATTCTGATTGTTGGAAAAACAAGAGAAGAGCAcgatagaaatttaaaaaatgttttatccCGGCTACAAGACCATAACGTCGAAATAAATATGGATAAATGCGCATTTAATAAGCAAGATGTACCATTCCTGGGACTCAGATTATCGGAAAAGGGTTGGAGTATAGAGGATGACAagattcaagcaataaaacatTTCAGAAAACCAGAAACCCAAAACGAggtaaaaagttttttgggATTGATCAATTTCATCGAAAAATTCCTACCACAGCGTGCCGATAAAACACGACATCTCAGAGAGGTTGCAAGAGCTGATCATTTCTTTTGGACACGGGAACAGGATGAAGAATTCAAATTTCTTACACAAAGCGCCTGGAAAACGATCCAAATATTGGGTTACTATAATAGAGAAGATGTAACAGAGCTCTTCGTAGATGCATCACCATATGGACTAGGGGCAGTGCTTGTTCAGTTTGACTCAAACGTGAAACCTAGAGTGATAGCATGCGCTTCAAAAGCCCTTTCACCTACCGAGATGAAATATCCACACACACAAAAAGAGGCATTAGTAATAGTGTGGGGAGTAGAAAAATTTGCTACTTATCTCATGAGTATCCAATTCACCATAAGATCTGACGCACAatcaaatgaatttatattCAGCGGTATGCACAGAATTGGAAAGAGGGCAGTTTCGCGTGCTGAGGCGTGGGCGCTCAGATTGCAACCCTATAATTTCAAAGTGGAGCGAATACCCGGAAATGAAAATTTAGCCGACGCATTATCTAGATTGGTACAGAACCCACAGCCAACAGAGTCATTCGATGAAACGGCAGATCGACACCTTCTATACTTGTTAGATGCAGGAACTATGGATTTCTCCTGGCATGAAATAGAAAAATACGCCGAGGAAGATGAGGAGCAACTAGAAATAAGAACATCCTTGAAAACAGGGCATTGGAAAAAACAACACCGGTGTTACGAATCACAAGCAAAGTATTTACATACCCTAGGAGATTTGATTTTTAAAATGGATCGGGTGGTTTTACCATACAAACTTCGAGAAAAAGCGCTCCAGATTGCACATCAAGGCCATATGGGAGCTGCATCTATGAAAAGGATTCTGAGAAACTATTTCTGGTGGCCAAAGCTCAGTAAGGATACTGAACACCATATCAAATTATGCGAAACATGTTTAAGATTATCTCGCAAAAATGCACCGTTACCTTTAACAAGCAGAGAGCTCCCAGAAGGACCGTGGGAAATATTACAAGTAGATTTCTTTGCCGATCATGAGTTTGGCCATGGAGAGTTTCTTGTAGTTGTTGATACCTACTCCCGCTATTTGCACGTTGTCGAATTGAAAAGCATGGACGCTGATGCTACTAACCAAGCCCTTTTGCGAATTTTTGAGGTTTGTGGCTACCCATTAGCCATACAAAGTGATAACGGCCCTCCCTTTCAAAGTGACAAATTCGTGAAATCATGGGAAGAACGAGGAGTGAAGATTTACAAATCTATTCCATTAAGCGCGCAATCAAACGGGGCAGTAGAAAGACAAAATAAGGGTATAAAAGATGCCTTAGCAGCAGCAAAACTGGATAAAAACAACTGGAAAACAGCACTTGATAAGTATTTGCACATGCATAACAAAGTAAGACCTCTCTCAAGGTTAGGTGTGACACCATTCGAATTACTCGTGGGTTGGAAGTTCAGAGGCACGTTCCCCTGTCTCTGGAGTGCAAATTCAACGGAACAGCTGGATAGAACCAACATAAGGGAAAAGGATGCGTTATCTAAGCTTGACAGTAAG GTATACGCAGACAATAGAAGAGGTGCAAAACCTTCAGACATCACAGTCGGTGATACCGTGCTTATGGCGCAACCAAAAAAGCACAAATCAGACCCGACTTTTTCTGCTGATAGGTTCACTGTCATTGCTAGAGAAGGCGCCAAGGTGATAATTCAAAGCAATCGTGGTGTTCAGTACTCCCGTAATGTCCAGGATATAAAAAGAGTGCCAGAACGTTTGGAAACAACGGATAACCAACTCTTGAACTACCGAGGGGCAGATGACATTAATTGTCCTGTGTTACAAGATGAAGATGAAGACAGTATTCAAGAAAATGCGACGACTCGACCGAAAAGATTGATCAAGAAACCTGATAGATTTAAGGATATGGTATTATTCACTATCTTTGATTAG